A part of Neovison vison isolate M4711 chromosome 6, ASM_NN_V1, whole genome shotgun sequence genomic DNA contains:
- the LOC122910003 gene encoding keratin-associated protein 13-1-like: MSYSCCSGTFSSRSLRGYLRYPGSSCGSYPSNLVYRTDLCSPSTCQLGSSPSSGCQETCYEPTSCQTSCMVSRPCQTFCYRPRTSSLCSPCWTAYPGSVGIGSSSYHSLGYGSRSCYSLGCGSQGFRPLGFRICGFPSLGYGSRFCHPTYFTSRSYQSLCYRPLCGSGFYRATF, translated from the coding sequence ATGTCCTACAGCTGCTGCTCTGGAACCTTCTCCTCCCGCTCCCTTAGAGGCTACCTGCGCTACCCAGGATCCTCCTGTGGCTCTTACCCCAGCAACCTGGTCTACCGCACTGACCTCTGCTCTCCTAGCACCTGCCAGCTGGGCTCCTCCCCCTCCAGTGGCTGTCAGGAGACCTGCTATGAGCCCACCAGCTGCCAGACATCCTGCATGGTGTCCAGACCTTGCCAGACATTCTGCTACCGCCCGAGGACCTCCTCGCTCTGTAGTCCCTGCTGGACTGCTTACCCCGGGTCTGTGGGCATTGGGTCCAGCAGCTACCATTCCCTGGGCTATGGATCCAGAAGCTGCTACTCACTGGGTTGTGGATCCCAGGGCTTTAGACCCCTGGGTTTTAGAATCTGTGGCTTTCCTTCTCTGGGCTATGGATCCAGATTCTGCCACCCAACCTACTTCACCTCTAGGAGCTATCAGTCATTGTGTTACAGACCACTCTGTGGATCTGGCTTTTATAGAGCAACTTTTTGA
- the LOC122910327 gene encoding keratin-associated protein 13-1-like, whose protein sequence is MSYSCCSGTFSSRSLRGYLRYPGSSCGSYPSNLVYRTDLCSPSTCQLGSSPSSGCQETCYEPTSCQTSCVVSRPCQTFCYRPRTSLLCSPCWTAYPGSVGIGSSSYHSLGYGSRSCYSLGCGSQGFKPLGFRVYAFPSLSYGSSFCHPTYFPSRSFHSSCYWPDCRSGFY, encoded by the coding sequence ATGTCCTACAGCTGCTGCTCTGGAACCTTCTCCTCCCGCTCCCTTAGAGGCTACCTGCGCTACCCAGGATCCTCCTGTGGCTCTTACCCCAGCAACCTGGTCTACCGCACTGACCTCTGCTCTCCTAGCACCTGCCAGCTGGGCTCCTCCCCCTCCAGTGGCTGTCAGGAGACCTGCTATGAGCCCACCAGCTGCCAGACATCCTGCGTGGTGTCCAGACCTTGCCAGACATTCTGCTACCGCCCGAGGACCTCCTTGCTCTGTAGTCCCTGCTGGACTGCTTACCCCGGGTCTGTGGGCATTGGGTCCAGCAGCTACCATTCCCTGGGCTATGGATCCAGAAGCTGCTACTCACTGGGTTGTGGATCCCAGGGCTTCAAACCCCTGGGATTTAGAGTCTATGCCTTCCCTTCCTTGAGCTATGGATCCAGTTTCTGTCACCCAACTTATTTTCCTTCTAGGAGTTTCCATTCATCTTGTTACTGGCCAGACTGTAGATCAGGCTTCTATTGA